A genomic window from Providencia alcalifaciens includes:
- a CDS encoding PAAR domain-containing protein: protein MQQIIRKGDKTTHGGTVLTGSDTMKFGGIGVARKGDEVSCPKKGHGPTTIIEGNPNYLDNGIPVAFQGHKCGCGCTLISSFSPAKVG, encoded by the coding sequence ATGCAACAAATTATTCGTAAAGGGGATAAAACCACTCACGGTGGCACCGTGCTGACAGGCTCTGACACCATGAAATTCGGGGGGATTGGGGTGGCACGCAAAGGCGATGAGGTTTCTTGCCCAAAAAAAGGGCACGGTCCGACCACCATCATTGAAGGCAATCCTAACTACCTCGATAACGGTATTCCTGTCGCTTTTCAGGGGCATAAATGCGGTTGTGGCTGTACCTTAATCAGCTCCTTTTCCCCTGCCAAGGTAGGCTGA